The segment TTTCATTTTACTCCCCTGGGCCTCAGATGAAGACGTACAGTTTCTCTTAAATAATTATGCATGCCAATGTGAGTTTTAAATCCTGAATGCTTTCTGCAGCATGCttctgttttttcccccttttctttttgctttcaaGCTTTCAGCCTTTCTCAGACTGCATCAGTCActaattttgtattattgtctTCTAAATTAAACCACAACTGTGTCTTATGGCTTTCTATTCCTATGTGAGTTCGTTCTAACATTTCATGTAGGGTTTAAAGCCATTGGACACACGGTGGACAGTCACCCGAGGGAGTGGGATTGAAGACTTTCACATCCTTTTCTAGGATGTCTTTGCTAAAGTTCTCTGCTATTCGCAAACGTCATTTATCCCTAATCAAACTAGTCAGTGAACAACATAATCAAAACGTATAAAAACCAagtataattattttttcaaacgAAAGtttagcttcttctttttttttagcccgGCTAATTGGGGCATCTACAATATTATGTAAGGGTGTCAACAAAAGCTGTCAACAGCATCTATGTCATGCATCTCTCGTTACGTTGGACGTCTCAACTCTGTGCATCCAGAGATGTTTAATTCAAGGACTCTGTGATGATCTACAACACCAGTTGTCTAAAAGTGGACGTTAAGCCTATCCTGCATGTTTTAAAACTTAAACTTGTATGTCGTATGACATCATTAGTCTCATAGAGCTTTACATAAACCTACAGATACATCCACTTATCAGATTAGCAAAATAATTATACCTACGTTATTGCTGGAGATTTCATTTACATGTACATAAAATCAAATATTTTGATGTGTTCCTATTAATAAAATAACGGGGCAACATAATTCAACTACATCGTTTTTATCTGTCGGCCTAACACTTCAAGAGGTTATCACCAAAATCATTTGAGAAAATGATTATCTGCAGCAATGACATCATATAAGTATGTGAAGACTAGCATATTATGCCACAGCTGTGCTATCTATGGGATAAAAATATTCAGAGGcgaacaaaaatgttttttacattatgGAGAAATATAAAAATGGCTGTCTTGGCCGCCAGGTTTTTAAACCAAGTACACTTTGAAATCTGCTCTTtaatgtttctcttttcctttgaTCTGTTCAATACTGTATCAGTAAAACATCCCTGCAGACCAATTACGGAGATCTCGATATTTCATATTGAGATATATATGAACAGCGATGTTCAGGCTGGGTGAGTTTCAAAATTGCTCTGTGGAGTTTTCTTAACAAACAAAAGTAATGTAAATATTCGTTTTTACTCAGCAAAAGGCACAAAGCGACCAAGGCAAACCCACTGCAGCATATCTTGACATGTCAGCTGCTATTTCTACAACAATGGTGTACATCTCCAATTGTGTAGGAGCACCAAATTGTGAAAATACCAGTTCTTGCATAATCACACTGCGTGGAAAAATCGAGCAAACAAGAAAATCAAAATAACCCAACAATAAAAACGCATACGTGTTCACAAGTGATGGATCCTAATCAGGCAATGTCAATCCACTCCTACCTCTGGAGGCCCCCACTGATCACACTGTGTTGATCAATCTAAAAACGATACAGCTCAAATTCCCAACAGTAAACAGCTCAGCGTGCGGTCTGCTCAACTCAAACTCAAATATCACTGCGGAGCAATGTAAACAACTGCTGTATTGTCATTTCATGAGCACAAAGATATAGCAAAGGCatctaattaaatatatttgagcTGTTTTGTACGATTTGCaccaaagacaaacaaaataacCCATCTTTGGCTCATTTTGCTTCATCTGTTTATGTTTCCTCTGGCAATGAGTGGTGTTCACTATAATGCGTCATAATCTGCttatagtacagtataattATAGTTAGAAGAACTCAtggattaaaataataataataataacacattataaagcattgtATAATCACTTATACGGTCAAGTGTCGTAATACTTTACAATTGCTGGTAATATAATTCCAatagttgtaatacattgtTATGTTTTCATAATGCATCATAATCTGACTATAAAGTACTCAAAATAGTAATTGTCGGCATTATGTAAAGTAAAACGTGTTTTGTGTGCTTTACTTTTAGCAAACAATAACCACAGAGTAATTCATAATCATATTATAATGCAGTATAACAGTGATCattaattataaaaatgttatGATGTATTACAACTATGAGAATTATAAATCACTGATCCTtgccaaaaacaaaatggtcaGTTAGTGACCTACAATTAAGAAGTATTATGATAGAATTCCTTGGaagtcattataaaatgctttataatgttttatgattattaaAGCATTATGCACATTTGAGAGCTTATAACTATAATTTAAAAGCGCTGGAGGCAGACTATAACGCATTATAATGATCTTTATAATAGGGCTGTCTTCAACCAAAGACTTAGTCGACTAACATTCCCACGATATTGTCGGctaattgattagttgatttTGATCGACAGTTCTGTCAAACTctgtttctccacaaagaataaaaaaaaacaccactttaAAATATGTGCTAATAAGTTTCTTGAAAATAAGTAATTTAGCATCAAAAAAGGACTAATTGACTAAGAGGGAGCAGCCCtagtttattttacattatagaCATGTGCATCATAGGGTTACAGAATTCCCCATTGCATGTAATCTTATATGTGGTTCTATATCAGGGACCTGCTTAAGGATAACTGTCACTACAGTACCAGATGTTAGGGGGTTGGGGTTGATAAGTTTTACTCTATAAAGTCGTCCACACGTTTTCCATAATCATGTTTTTTGATAACATCTCTGAAAGCACCAGAGGCCGGTTCCAAGAAGCAGGTTTACTCAGTTGTATCTCGACCACTGATGATTTTAAGTTTTATAGataatcaaagtgttttttagaACAGGTGCCTGCTGGTGTTGGGTTGGGGGAAAAAGTCCTCAATGGAACAATTCTGCACCTCTTGCTTTTACAGCGAATCACctgaaaaagtgtttttttctttcttctttcaatcTGTTCACAGATGTTAGGAAAGGAACGACTCACCACCTCTACGTGCACTTGGTGGATATCCATCGTTCCAGTAAGAATGCAGCCACACGCACCAGAGAGACGACTACTACACCAACAGCAGCCAGAGCCTGGGTCAAGGCTGGAGGTCAAAGGTACACATTTCAATTGCTGCGGCTTGGCAGGAGGAATTTACACTGACAATTCAAACTTTCATAACTTTGAAATGTGGGGTTCCCAataggctttttatttttatttcactgaatacattttgaaatgccaGAGATGGAACAGCCCAAgtgtaaataataacacttgtttatttattttaataaattaaattgccATGGCTTACTGACACCCTTACTTACTGAGTGTATTCACACGGACACAAATATCCCGTTTTTAATATTGGGTTTTTGAAGTAAAACCGTTGTtgtactactatatatatatatatatatatatatatatatatatatatatatatatatatatatatacatatatatgtatgtatgtgtatatatatacacataaatatacacatgcttatatatatatatctatatatatactgtatatatatctatacatatatatgtatgtatgtgtatatatatatatatatacacataaatatacacatgcttatatatatatatatattatatatatacacacacatatacacatgcttatatactgtatatatatatatatatatatatatatatatatatatatatatatatacacacacacacacaaatacacgtacacacagtcGATGATATAACCAACAACTAATCAAATAAGGAGCTAACCAAACACTTTTTTTGAATCATCAGGTAATTAAAAGATTTTAATTGCAAAGTAATGaacttcaaaacaaacacattaaagctCAACACACGTTTAGCTCGCAGTGCTTGTTCCTCAATACCGGAATTGTTCAATTGCTGTCAATCAAGTGTCCGGGAGCAGCTGTTCTCCTCCGCTCAGCCAGGTTCTTCTTCCCTGGGGCGAGAGGGTTTCTACGGGGTGACGTCAGCTCCGTCGGCTTCATCGGTCTCACGGCAcgtttcatacacacacacatatatatatatatatatatatatatatcaagtcCAGCCGGTGAACGCGTGTTCTCTCTCCGCGTCGTGCCCGTGCCATGTCGCTGTTCCTGGAGGACCCCGCTCAGCTCTCTAAATCCAGACTGAAGTCGGACCTCGTTGCCCACAATGTCGCGCTGCCACCTGCCAAGAGCAGGAAGGAGGTTTACGTGGAGCTGCACTTAAAACACATCGAGCAGAGAACCGCAGCGGATTTCTCCAGCGACGAGGAGGATCAAGTACAATATGTGGCCGTGAGTTGAacttgtagttttttttgtgttcgtTTTTGCGATCACAACTTTGTGTAACTTCACatcaaaataaagtgtgttggCATTGCACATATATTGCCTGGACGTCAACAACTTGCCAACTGTTGTGTTGGATAAACATGAGTCGCTGTGCATGGTAATATTCGGTATGAACTGAATTAAAGAGATGCTGCGCATGCGCCGCAGCTGTGGAGGGGCAGGGAGGTGTGGATCTGGGTCACGGCTACCAGACAGCCTGCTGCAGCATTTGAGGCCCTTGACCACGGAATCCACCAGCTGTATAGGTATAGATTTACACGAGGCTTATAGTTGCAGCTTAGTTGGTGCATGTGCTTTGCCACACCTGTCCCACTCATTTGTCAAGTCTGGAGGTTGTTTCTGTGCCATGTGGTGGTGTGGAAAGACATTTACTCTACTTTAAGATTTTAATCCATAGTACTGTAAAGTagagtttcatttcatttagaaTTGGCTGCAAGATGTGCACTCTAGACTCAATGCTGATGTTTTGAGCTGCGTATATATCTAATGGTCAAGGAAATGCACGTTATTTGATATTCTACCAAGCATTTAAGTCATTTTAAAGTAATAAGTTCAAAGTTTTGGACGACAGGCAAATTGAAGATCTCACCCTGTGACCTGGTAAGTGTTGATTGGCATGTGTTTCCTATTTCTTTGAcgtttcataataataaatttaaaagagaaataattggcagattttatttattcatttctcaTTTTCCCCCCCAGAAAGAATCATTCATTAAAGTGTTGTTATGAGGAGCTGTGTGACGAAGATAAGCAGAGCGCCGTCGAACGATAAACCATATCGTAGTATCTATTAGTTAATATCTGATATGCCAGCGTCAACTAATAACCTCTTCTTCCGCAGAAGATTTATAAAAGTCCAAAATTGGATGAATATGAGCAGTCTTGTGAACTGCAGCCTCCAGCTGTTTTTCACATATCCGAGACTGCTGGCATCCGAGCTGCAGTCTTTGTCGCGTCTCGAACAGCATTCACATTCATTCAGAACATTTTTGTATTcccaggaccaggaggagggCGCAGAGATGCCCGACCCGAGGGGCTTGACTGATGATGACCTCATGGCCGCTCTGCTCGAACACGGGGTTACCGCTGGGCCCATAGTCGGTGAGGTTAAATCACGGTCTTgaaaattgtttctttttttattgtagaaATTAGATTCTTtccctctattttttttttttgtaggtcTGTTTGCCCCTTGTCTTAAAAAAACCAAATTGCTGTAGTGTTGTTTATTTGCCTATGCTAGCCTCCACCAGAGCCGTGTATGAGAAGAAGCTCAGGAAACTGCTTCAGTCGGATGGACATGGCCGTCTGAACGGAGTAGAGCCAGGTGTCATGTACTCtgacagtgaagaagaagaggaggatgatgaagagtcaGGTATTGCCTAAAAAAAACTTGAACTTGGCATTACTGTAATGTCATACACACAATTTGTATGCATGTCAATTATTTTATACATAGTATGAAACGGAGGCATGTTTAGCAAAGTTCTTGACAACAATACACCCTTCTGTCACTCATAGGTATaagacatgcacacaaacatcaagtaatgaaataataaacaaaacaatcataATAGGCCTTTGGACTGGTACGACAGAGTAAAATATTGGTTGGACCCAGCTTACTTAGTCCATATGGATAATATTGGTTGGTAAGAAGTGATTTCAGGGCTGTTTTTAAGCTGCTGTGACGAGAGAAAACAATGAATGGATAATTCCATATTTTGGACCTTCTGtagaataaactacatttgaGATCAGGAAGTATTAAGGAGACAAAGACTTTGTGTGGAATTGGTACAACATTGCTAAATGTATGCAAATATATCCCAGTACGAATGTGGAGGGGATCTTTTTAAGAAActatgaacacattttaaactctgAGGACCCCCAATTGAAGAAAAAGAGGCTCAGAGTAATGTTGCCCAACATAATTTATTATTCTCGGTGACGGTTTTACAATGATACAccaataaataatataacataatggCTACTTTAGTGTTGACCAAGGGATTGGTTTTGCATAGTATACCAATAGTATTATACTTGTTGTActgcatttgtatttgtattgttttctgtgACTTGGACAGGTTccgaaggagaagaaaggaatAAAAAGTCTGAGTCGGCACAACCAGGCAGCCGCCAGGTGAGAACAGTGAATTAGACTTCCTGTGTTAATGACTTGACTTGTGTGAAATTGGGGTGCTTGCACAATCTGTATGCTTTTGCTGTCCAATAGATTTTCTTTCCATCACTAGCTCCTATTAATATACATCTTCCTTGCAGTGCCTCCTAGTGGTTAGAGATGGCAActgttaatctttttttttttttttttcacaggtaGAGTTGTGTTTTCAGAATGGTGACTTTCTTTACCCGCAGTGCTTTTTACCCCAATCAAGGCTGGTAAATACTACATATCTTTTGCACAAAATTCTATCAAACTGAATTCTCAGGGGAcactaaatgtgtgtttttgtttttgcttggGTCGGCCTTTTTGTAGCTCGCTCGTACTTCTAGAAACGGGGAACTGAGTCCCAAGTGGAATTCGGGGAATGCGATAAAATCATTGGAGCGGGGTCGGCCTAGCTGCTCGCAGATTCCCGTAGGAATTAGTAGAGCATCCTCTGTAGATCAACGCTCCGGATTAGGATCAGGGGTAGGCTGGTTTTTATTTCACTTCTCTCGTGGATTTTGAATTCTCCGCATTCCTCACTTGCACTGTACATTGTGTCCTTCTCAAGCCACCAATggggatgtttttgttttgcgttACTGGGTGTTGGTATCTCGCTGGTGTTAAGATTATGtgatgcatgtttgtgtttccgTTAACATAATCCTAATTCTTACAGTTTCCATCTGGATCAGTTGTGCCCAATGGCGACTCAACAATTTCCTCTCAGGCCTTCAGCATCACTCAAATGGTTGAGGAGGAAAGttaatctttgttttttttgttttttttaaacccacagTTTTTTAACTTTAAGAATCGCCCTGTTATTTCAAAGGTTGCGAGTTCTCACTGCCGCCGTGGTCACTCGGTCATGCACATTATCGCTTCTAACAACAGATGGAGAGTTCGAGGTCGCGCTCCGTGAGCATAGACACTGGGGGAGATTTGAATGGGTGCAATGAGCAGGAGCATTGGCCGTGGTCCAACGGGGTCAGTAGTGCTCACATTATTCAGTCACACTCTAAAGCTCAAACTTGTGGTGGTGGTCAGAATTGTTTGGAGAGGTTCACTGGAGACTGGAGGAAATTCATCCTCTTGAAACCTTAATCTGTTACGTCTCGTTTCCTTAGCTGGACATGTCAACACTGAACCAGGACACCATGAAGAACCAGTCCCTGTACTACACCCCCAAGGCTTCCACTTACAATTGGGAAATTAAGGCATATACAACATACATTTGCTGTTTTTGATGGGGTCGTGTGCATTGTCCACTTCTTTCAAATGTTAGTGTTTCTATGTGGAACTGAAACTAGAAAAATACACACTTAACTCAAGAGTtgctctttaaaaagaaaagaaatgtcgTAATATTTGTCAGATCACTGGTGATTACATCACAGTTTAcccatttttttccccttcatttCTACCTGACTTGCTCGGCCTCAGTCTCACTGGGGCCGGGGCtaatttctctttttccacCGGTCTACTTTGACCGTAGTTTCTGCTCTCTTTTCTTGCTTTCTCAGGAGCCCGTGAAAGATACTTTCAGGGACAAGCTTCCAAACACTAATGCCACCCCCACAAGGATCTAGTAAGTGCCTCACCAACACTATTGCAGTGTGCCaatgtttttcaaaaaaatgtttacaggaATTTTGAATTGGTGGGGG is part of the Cyclopterus lumpus isolate fCycLum1 chromosome 7, fCycLum1.pri, whole genome shotgun sequence genome and harbors:
- the lemd1 gene encoding LEM domain-containing protein 1; protein product: MSLFLEDPAQLSKSRLKSDLVAHNVALPPAKSRKEVYVELHLKHIEQRTAADFSSDEEDQVQYVADQEEGAEMPDPRGLTDDDLMAALLEHGVTAGPIVASTRAVYEKKLRKLLQSDGHGRLNGVEPGVMYSDSEEEEEDDEESGSEGEERNKKSESAQPGSRQVELCFQNGDFLYPQCFLPQSRLLARTSRNGELSPKWNSGNAIKSLERGRPSCSQIPVGISRASSVDQRSGLGSGFPSGSVVPNGDSTISSQAFSITQMVEEMESSRSRSVSIDTGGDLNGCNEQEHWPWSNGLDMSTLNQDTMKNQSLYYTPKASTYNWEIKEPVKDTFRDKLPNTNATPTRIYATCRRPIKGAAGRPVQYTYPDTPASPTTLERQEVERRLVPVQIQILVFVTVVCLLYLIYVCVEDDSFSTFVALLDSLNQGSESEEGLSLQAQIREAPALSELE